The following are encoded together in the Salvelinus fontinalis isolate EN_2023a chromosome 38, ASM2944872v1, whole genome shotgun sequence genome:
- the gpr20 gene encoding G-protein coupled receptor 20, whose product MEPAYTGMSLDNSTSTVMPMATSAGNTNVSREPYMHRLAHLDEGLYNDFYSLWICLVVVNTLIFMVGMVLNTLALYVFCFRTKPKTTSVIYTINLAVTDLLVNLSLPTRIILYYSGGKCLNCSYVHIFSYFVNMYCSILFLTSICVDRYLAIVQVEASRKWRNPNVAKGVCIFIWLFAIVVTYSFLTTAFRHAGCCVSKLFVLTVFEFFLPLVVIVVFTVRIMCALSNSSLMQQSRERRVRAVQLLTTVLVIFTICFTPFHVRQVLVYFYPDMPHHVIVYHVTVTLSSLNSCMDPIVYCFVTNNFQSSMSGFFRKAEAELEQTSGNIISMQNSSKGSGTVTAITHSVMMNVLSSSSPQHGNHIALE is encoded by the coding sequence CAACAGTAATGCCCATGGCGACCTCCGCCGGCAACACCAATGTGAGCAGAGAGCCGTACATGCACCGCCTGGCCCATCTAGACGAGGGTCTCTACAATGACTTCTACAGCCTGTGGATCTGTCTGGTGGTGGTCAACACACTCATCTTCATGGTGGGAATGGTTCTCAACACCCTGGCCCTGTACGTGTTCTGCTTCCGCACCAAGCCCAAGACCACCTCAGTCATCTACACCATCAATCTGGCTGTCACAGACCTACTGGTTAACCTCTCCCTGCCCACACGTATCATTCTCTACTACAGTGGAGGAAAGTGCCTCAACTGCTCCTACGTGCATATATTCAGCTACTTTGTCAACATGTACTGCAGCATCCTCTTCCTCACCAGTATATGCGTGGACAGATACCTGGCCATTGTACAGGTTGAGGCCTCTAGGAAGTGGAGGAACCCTAACGTGGCCAAGGGGGTGTGCATTTTCATCTGGCTCTTCGCTATCGTGGTCACCTACTCCTTCCTCACCACGGCGTTCCGACACGCGGGCTGCTGCGTCTCCAAGCTCTTCGTCCTGACCGTCTTCGAGTTCTTCCTCCCCTTGGTCGTCATCGTGGTGTTCACCGTGCGCATCATGTGTGCCCTGTCCAACTCCAGTCTGatgcagcagagcagagagaggcgcGTGCGGGCCGTGCAGCTCCTCACCACTGTCCTGGTCATCTTCACCATCTGCTTCACCCCGTTCCACGTCAGGCAGGTGCTGGTGTACTTCTACCCCGACATGCCCCACCACGTCATTGTCTACCACGTCACTGTCACCCTCAGCAGCCTGAACAGCTGCATGGACCCCATCGTCTACTGCTTCGTCACCAACAACTTCCAGTCCAGCATGAGTGGCTTCTTCCGCAAGGCGGAGGCAGAGCTGGAGCAGACCAGTGGGAACATCATCAGCATGCAGAATAGCTCCAAGGGCTCGGGGACTGTCACGGCTATCACTCACAGTGTGATGATGAacgtcctgtcctcctcctctccccagcaTGGGAACCACATAGCGTTAGAATGA